The sequence CATCTGTCCCAAATTGTAAAGCACTCTTTCTTCCAAGTCTCTTATCTGCATATGCCGAGAGAATAAAAAATCCATATCGACCAAGGTCAATAATGTCGCTTTCATTTGCACCACCTCTTAAAACCAAATTGTATCGAATGGGCTCGGCAACGTTCTCTGTTGTTTCTGTTTGAATGAATTCATAGGATTTTTCAGAATCCAAATCATAGGTCAACCCTACGTTAAAAGCCATGGTGTTGGTAGAAGTATTTGGAGCTTTAAAATTAGCGTTGGAGTAATGTAGCAATGAGATTCCCGCTTTTAGCCCTAAACCAGCAAAAAGGTTCTCTTTATGGTAATTGAACATGACCAAGGTAGAAGCCAATATATGGGAACCATATGCATTGTTCCTAAAATTTTCGGTTTTATCATACGGATTTGTGTTGTAAGCCAGTCCTTGTCCAATGCGGAGTTGGAGATTTCGTTTTAAAAAGTAGAAATTGTAATGCGCATACAGCCCAAAGAGATCCCCTAAAGTTGAATTGTTTGTGTTTTGATATACGAATGAAGCACCAGTATCAGGGTATCCATATTGTGATTCCCATTCTTCATTCCCAAACCGTTTTCTGCTTAATCCTAAAATAACTCCTCCGGGGTGGTTTGTTATTAAATGTGAAATATCCGGGTTATGCAATACTATGGAACCATAAAACTGGTTTACATCTACCACAAACTTTTTTGGAACTTCCTCTTTTTGGGAAAATCCGTAGCTACCACATATAAGAATATATAAACAAAGTAGGCGCTTCATGAGGCGCTAAAATAGGAAATTAAAATACCTCTCTCGCAATGGCTTTGATATTATCCGATTTGCCCATAGAATAATAATGTAATACGGGCGCTCCAGCTTCTTTTAATTCCTTGGACTGTTGAATACACCATTCCACACCAACCTGACGGACTTCCTTATTGGTTTTGCAAGCTTCCACTGCATCTACCAAATCTTGTGGAATATCTACACGGAATACTTGTGGAAGTAATTGTAAATGCCGTTTAACCGCTATTGGTTTTATTCCAGGAACTATAGGAACGGTAATGCCCATTTTTCTTGCTTCCTCAACAAACTCAAAATACTTTTGATTGTCAAAAAACATCTGTGTAACAACATAATCTGCTCCTAAATCCACTTTTTGTTTCAACCTCTTTAAATCTGATTTTAAGGAAGGAGATTCCATATGTTTCTCAGGATACCCAGCTACACCAATGCAAAAATCTGAACAATTGTCCGTTTCAATCACTTCATGCAAATAGTTACCACAGTTCAATTTTTGAATTTGCTCAACCAAGCTCGATGCGTATGGGTGACCTCCCTTGGTGGGTTCAAAGTATTTCTCTTCTCGCATGGCATCTCCACGCAAAGCCATTACATTGTCTATTCCCAAATAATGACAATCCACCAGTAAATATTCGGTTTCTTCTTTGGTAAATCCTCCGCATAAAACATGGGGCACTGTATCTACATTGTACTTATGGGTTATAGAAGCACAAATCCCCAAGGTCCCAGGACGCATCCGCGTTAATTTTTTATCCAAAAGACCATCCCGATCTATGTACACAAACTCTTCCCTAGAAGTGGTAACATCTATAAAAGGTGGTTTAAATTCCATGAGAGGGTCAATATTATTGTAGAGTTCCTGAATGCTTTTCCCCTTTACTGGTGGTATAATTTCAAAACTGAAAAGCGTTTCTCCTTTTGCTTTTTTAATGTGGTCTGTTACTTTCATTGATTATTCTTCAGCAATATTGGGAGCAAGCCACTTTTGCGCTTCCTCCAACTTAATTTCTTTCCTTTTGGCAAAATCCTCAACTTGGTCTTGTTTTATTTTTCCCAAGCCAAAATATTTGGTTTCTGGATGTCCAAAATAATATCCGCTTACACTTGCTGCTGGCCACATGGCTAAACTTTCGGTAAGCTGTACTCCTATTTTTTCTTCTACATTTAACAACTCCCAAATAGTCAGTTTCTCCAAATGATCGGGGCAAGCTGGGTAACCTGGCGCCGGTCTTATTCCTCTGTACTTTTCATCAATTAAATCGGTATTGGACAGGGTTTCACTTGATGCATACCCCCAGTATTTAGTCCGCACTTCTTTATGGAGGTATTCCGCAAGGGCCTCTGCCAAACGGTCTGCCAAAGCCTTAATCATTATGGAACTGTAATCGTCAAGGTTCTTTTCAAATTCTGCAGCCAATTCTTGAGTGCCAAATCCGGTAGTAACGCAAAAACAACCCATATAATCTTGAATCCCCGTTTCTTTTGGAGCGATAAAATCTGACAGTCCTATGTTTGGGACTCCCGCTCTTTTTTTAAGTTGCTGACGAAGGGTTCTAAAAATATATTTGGGATCTTTGTTCTCGACTGCGCTCGAACTGACAGGAGAGGCAATAACCTCAATATCGTCGTTATTGATGGTGTTTGCAGGAAATAAACCAAAAATAACTTTGGCTTTCAACAATTTTTCATCCAAAACTCGCTTCAGCATAACCTGTGCATCTTCAAAAAGTTCTGTAGCTTGATTTCCAACTACATTGTCTTTTAAAATGGCTGGATATTTTCCATGTAAATCCCAACTTCTAAAGAAAGGTGTCCAATCTATAAAGTCCCTAAGTTTCTTTAAATCAAAATCTTCCCATACCTGAACACCTAATTCATTTGGTTTTTTGATATCTGAAGCGTTCCATTCTATTTGAAGTTTATTTTGTCTGGCTTCTGCCAATGTCAAATATTCTTTTTGTTTGGTTCTATTCAAAAACTTATCTCTAAAACTCTCATAATCCAACTTGATGGATTTTTTATAGTTATTAGAAGTCTCTTTCTGTAGTAAATCTCCAACAACTGTCACTGCTCTTGAAGCATCGTTAACATGAACCACTGCTTGACTATATTGAGGATCAATCTTTACTGCGGTATGAGCTTTACTCGTAGTAGCACCACCTATTAACAGGGGAACAGTAAATTCTTGTCGTTCCATTTCTTTGGCCAAAAAGACCATTTCATCCAGAGATGGTGTAATCAACCCACTTAAACCAATAATATCGACCTGTTCTTCTTTGGCTTTTTGAATGATTTTTTCAGGGGGAACCATGACCCCCATATCTACAATTTCATAGTTGTTGCAGGCAAGAACCACACTTACGATATTTTTTCCAATATCGTGAACATCTCCTTTAACAGTAGCCATTAACACCTTTCCAGCTCCTTGTGAGGTGTTAAGATCAGGATTGTTCTTTTTTTCTTCTTCTATAAAGGGTTCTAAATACGCTACGGCTTTTTTCATCACTCGTGCCGATTTTACCACCTGGGGAAGGAACATTTTCCCACTTCCAAATAAATCCCCTACCACATTCATTCCGGTCATCAAGTTCCCCTCGATAACCTCCAACGGTCTGGAAGCATTTGAGCGTGCTTCTTCAATATCTTCAAGAATAAACTGATCAATTCCTTTCACCAAAGCTCTTGTGATTCTGGCCTGCAAAGGTTCTTCTCTCCAAGACAAATCAACTTTGTTTTCCTTTGCCTTCCCTACAACAGTTTCTGCAAATTCCAATAATCGTTCGGTAGCATCATCTCTGCGGTTTAGGATTACATCTTCAACATGTTCCAACAAATCTTTTGGAATATCATCATAAACTTCCAACAAAGCGGGGTTTACAATACCCATGTTCATTCCTGCATTAATGGCATGATACAAAAACACAGAGTGCATTGCTTCCCTGACTGGGTTATTTCCTCTGAAAGAAAATGAAACATTGCTCACTCCGCCACTAACACTGCAGTGAGGGAGATTCTCCTTTACCCATTTAGTTCCCTGAATAAAATCCAAGGCGTTTAACCGATGTTCTTCCATTCCGGTTGCAACAGGGAAAATGTTAAGATCAAATATGATATCCTCAGCTGGGAATTTGACCTGATCCACTAAAATTCGATACGATCGCTCCGCAATCTCTTTACGTCGTTCCAGATTATCTGCCTGACCTACCTCATCAAAAGCCATAACGATAACAGCAGCACCATATCGTTTTATCAATGTAGCTTGATGTATAAATTGCTCTTCTCCTTCTTTTAAACTGATGGAATTTACTACGCACTTTCCCTGAACTACTTGAAGACCAGCTTCAATGATTTCCCATTTGGAACTATCTATCATTATGGGAACCCTTGCTATATCTGGTTCGGCCACAATTAAGTTTAAAAACCTGACCATGGCTTCTTTTCCATCAATAAGGCCGTCGTCCATATTGATGTCTATTACCTGAGCTCCTCCTTCTACCTGGTGTCTGGCTACATCCAACGCCTCATCAAATTTTTCTTCTTTGATTAACCGAAGGAATTTTTTTGATCCAGCCACATTGGTTCGTTCCCCAACATTTATAAA is a genomic window of Flagellimonas sp. CMM7 containing:
- a CDS encoding acyloxyacyl hydrolase, which gives rise to MKRLLCLYILICGSYGFSQKEEVPKKFVVDVNQFYGSIVLHNPDISHLITNHPGGVILGLSRKRFGNEEWESQYGYPDTGASFVYQNTNNSTLGDLFGLYAHYNFYFLKRNLQLRIGQGLAYNTNPYDKTENFRNNAYGSHILASTLVMFNYHKENLFAGLGLKAGISLLHYSNANFKAPNTSTNTMAFNVGLTYDLDSEKSYEFIQTETTENVAEPIRYNLVLRGGANESDIIDLGRYGFFILSAYADKRLGRKSALQFGTDVFFSTFLKEVIRFQSISFPELNVASDTDYKRVGLFIGHELFVNKMSVIAQLGYYVYYPFDFEGKIYNRIGLKRYFGDKIFGAVTLKSHGAKAETVEFGIGVRL
- the metF gene encoding methylenetetrahydrofolate reductase [NAD(P)H], giving the protein MKVTDHIKKAKGETLFSFEIIPPVKGKSIQELYNNIDPLMEFKPPFIDVTTSREEFVYIDRDGLLDKKLTRMRPGTLGICASITHKYNVDTVPHVLCGGFTKEETEYLLVDCHYLGIDNVMALRGDAMREEKYFEPTKGGHPYASSLVEQIQKLNCGNYLHEVIETDNCSDFCIGVAGYPEKHMESPSLKSDLKRLKQKVDLGADYVVTQMFFDNQKYFEFVEEARKMGITVPIVPGIKPIAVKRHLQLLPQVFRVDIPQDLVDAVEACKTNKEVRQVGVEWCIQQSKELKEAGAPVLHYYSMGKSDNIKAIAREVF
- the metH gene encoding methionine synthase; this encodes MTKIKPKYLKLSGLEPLVITPDSNFINVGERTNVAGSKKFLRLIKEEKFDEALDVARHQVEGGAQVIDINMDDGLIDGKEAMVRFLNLIVAEPDIARVPIMIDSSKWEIIEAGLQVVQGKCVVNSISLKEGEEQFIHQATLIKRYGAAVIVMAFDEVGQADNLERRKEIAERSYRILVDQVKFPAEDIIFDLNIFPVATGMEEHRLNALDFIQGTKWVKENLPHCSVSGGVSNVSFSFRGNNPVREAMHSVFLYHAINAGMNMGIVNPALLEVYDDIPKDLLEHVEDVILNRRDDATERLLEFAETVVGKAKENKVDLSWREEPLQARITRALVKGIDQFILEDIEEARSNASRPLEVIEGNLMTGMNVVGDLFGSGKMFLPQVVKSARVMKKAVAYLEPFIEEEKKNNPDLNTSQGAGKVLMATVKGDVHDIGKNIVSVVLACNNYEIVDMGVMVPPEKIIQKAKEEQVDIIGLSGLITPSLDEMVFLAKEMERQEFTVPLLIGGATTSKAHTAVKIDPQYSQAVVHVNDASRAVTVVGDLLQKETSNNYKKSIKLDYESFRDKFLNRTKQKEYLTLAEARQNKLQIEWNASDIKKPNELGVQVWEDFDLKKLRDFIDWTPFFRSWDLHGKYPAILKDNVVGNQATELFEDAQVMLKRVLDEKLLKAKVIFGLFPANTINNDDIEVIASPVSSSAVENKDPKYIFRTLRQQLKKRAGVPNIGLSDFIAPKETGIQDYMGCFCVTTGFGTQELAAEFEKNLDDYSSIMIKALADRLAEALAEYLHKEVRTKYWGYASSETLSNTDLIDEKYRGIRPAPGYPACPDHLEKLTIWELLNVEEKIGVQLTESLAMWPAASVSGYYFGHPETKYFGLGKIKQDQVEDFAKRKEIKLEEAQKWLAPNIAEE